Proteins from one Mesorhizobium sp. AR10 genomic window:
- a CDS encoding DUF2493 domain-containing protein produces the protein MTYELPFDEAYEPYHASSPTDRVILELQMYGHRPHQDEPDPRPLPDDEVIRAGLAGIVETFAGMLGDTRLEPDLDDLLWSFANVFHRAAERVARSLDRNGEAQRSSQQEQDGSEVKSVELERLTAEGISYIERRNVLEIMRDEAADLYEAQTGSAWRPRTGSKVSHQAMTAAVIDSRDFLAARRHAETEVLVPAGTKIAFAGGLDCNDHDRIWDALDKAREKHPDMVLLHGGSPRGAERIAACWAENRKVTQIAFKPDWTRHAKAAPFRRNDQLLSVVPYGLIVFPGSGITDNLADKARRLGIPVWRFAEGGA, from the coding sequence ATGACCTACGAGCTTCCTTTCGACGAGGCCTATGAGCCCTACCACGCCTCCTCGCCGACCGACCGCGTCATCCTCGAACTGCAGATGTACGGCCATCGCCCGCATCAGGACGAACCTGATCCTCGGCCACTTCCCGACGACGAAGTGATCCGGGCCGGCCTCGCCGGGATCGTCGAGACCTTCGCCGGCATGCTTGGCGACACGAGGCTCGAACCCGATCTTGACGACCTGCTCTGGTCCTTCGCAAACGTCTTCCACCGTGCCGCCGAGCGCGTCGCCCGCAGCCTCGACCGCAACGGGGAGGCGCAGCGCTCGAGCCAGCAGGAGCAGGACGGCTCGGAGGTGAAGTCGGTCGAGCTGGAGCGGCTGACCGCGGAAGGCATCAGCTATATCGAGCGCCGCAACGTGCTCGAAATCATGCGCGATGAGGCCGCCGACCTCTACGAGGCACAAACCGGATCGGCATGGCGGCCGCGCACCGGCTCCAAGGTCTCCCACCAGGCGATGACCGCTGCGGTGATCGACTCCCGCGACTTCCTCGCCGCCCGTCGCCACGCCGAAACCGAGGTGCTCGTTCCAGCCGGGACCAAGATCGCCTTCGCCGGCGGTCTCGACTGCAACGATCACGACCGGATCTGGGACGCGCTCGACAAGGCTCGCGAGAAGCATCCCGACATGGTTCTGCTCCACGGCGGCAGCCCGCGCGGCGCCGAGCGCATCGCCGCTTGCTGGGCCGAGAACCGCAAGGTCACTCAAATCGCCTTCAAGCCGGACTGGACCCGACACGCCAAGGCGGCTCCGTTCCGCCGCAATGACCAGCTTCTCTCGGTGGTGCCCTACGGTCTGATCGTCTTCCCCGGCTCCGGGATCACCGACAACCTTGCCGACAAGGCGCGTCGGCTGGGCATCCCCGTCTGGCGGTTCGCGGAGGGCGGCGCGTGA
- a CDS encoding toprim domain-containing protein, translating into MSGSASKLARRLGDHAEAVCREYLSNGHRSGNYWMVGDVRNTRGRSMHVRLKAVGDKAAGKWVDESSGEYGDLLDVIEQSCGLVDFREVADEARRFLSMPPPPPPPQPFGTQRQPAAARGSPEAARRLFAMTQPIAGTLAERYLAGRGILLSAHERALRFHPGCYYRDLVTGETQTHPALIAAVTNLNGQITGLQRTYLSPGLDPSGKIGKAQLADPRRSLGHLLGNGVWLGLEHGAPVPVMAAGEGFETMASLKVVMPALPVAAATSANHLAGLILPPGCCRLYIAADADAAGRHGIERLSQRAGESGVLALVLRPQLGDFNDDLRHLGPAHLAAWLSDQLVPEDARLFLPPG; encoded by the coding sequence ATGTCCGGCTCGGCCTCCAAGCTGGCACGCCGCCTTGGCGATCATGCCGAAGCGGTGTGCCGCGAATATCTCTCCAACGGCCATCGCTCGGGCAATTACTGGATGGTCGGCGATGTCCGCAACACGCGCGGCCGTTCCATGCATGTGCGGCTCAAGGCGGTCGGCGACAAGGCAGCCGGAAAGTGGGTCGACGAGTCGTCGGGGGAATATGGCGACCTGCTTGACGTCATCGAGCAGAGCTGTGGTCTGGTCGACTTCCGCGAGGTCGCGGATGAAGCACGTCGCTTCCTCTCCATGCCGCCGCCACCGCCCCCGCCCCAGCCCTTTGGCACGCAGCGCCAACCTGCCGCGGCACGCGGCTCGCCTGAGGCGGCGCGTCGCCTGTTCGCCATGACGCAGCCGATCGCCGGCACGCTGGCCGAACGATACCTTGCCGGTCGCGGCATTCTGCTCTCCGCGCATGAGCGAGCCCTGCGCTTTCATCCCGGCTGCTACTACCGGGATCTCGTGACGGGCGAAACGCAGACTCATCCTGCGCTGATTGCCGCTGTCACCAACCTCAACGGGCAGATCACCGGCCTGCAGCGCACTTACCTCTCCCCTGGGCTCGACCCGAGTGGCAAGATCGGCAAGGCGCAGCTCGCCGATCCACGCCGCTCGCTTGGTCATCTGCTGGGCAACGGCGTCTGGCTCGGCCTTGAACACGGTGCGCCAGTCCCGGTCATGGCCGCCGGCGAGGGCTTCGAGACGATGGCTTCGCTTAAGGTAGTGATGCCGGCGCTGCCGGTGGCAGCCGCCACCTCGGCCAATCACCTCGCCGGCCTGATCTTGCCGCCCGGCTGCTGTCGCCTCTACATCGCGGCCGATGCCGACGCCGCCGGCCGGCACGGCATCGAGCGTCTCAGCCAGCGCGCAGGCGAGTCGGGGGTTCTCGCCCTGGTGTTAAGGCCGCAGCTCGGCGACTTCAACGACGATCTGCGCCATCTCGGCCCCGCCCATCTCGCGGCATGGCTCAGCGATCAGCTCGTCCCGGAGGATGCCCGTCTCTTCCTGCCGCCCGGATGA
- a CDS encoding type II toxin-antitoxin system prevent-host-death family antitoxin, producing MRQFTTGDLNKQVGDVTDVASREPVILTKHRKPRFVLMSYEHYERMRIGGDPRRAYHVSEMPEEHTELFAAEIDRLARGEGYDDER from the coding sequence ATGCGCCAGTTCACGACGGGGGATCTCAACAAGCAGGTTGGCGACGTCACCGACGTTGCCAGCCGCGAACCCGTTATTCTTACCAAGCACCGGAAACCCCGGTTCGTGCTGATGAGTTACGAGCACTACGAACGGATGCGCATCGGCGGCGATCCCCGCCGCGCATACCATGTCTCCGAGATGCCGGAGGAACACACGGAACTCTTCGCCGCCGAGATCGACCGATTGGCGCGCGGGGAAGGATACGATGATGAGCGGTAG